The following coding sequences lie in one Heteronotia binoei isolate CCM8104 ecotype False Entrance Well chromosome 6, APGP_CSIRO_Hbin_v1, whole genome shotgun sequence genomic window:
- the LOC132573511 gene encoding pre-mRNA-splicing factor SLU7-like: protein MASVNMEAIASNPAGGSNGLEEPKKMTREDWRKKKELEEQRKLGNAPAEVDEEGKDINPHIPQYISSVPWYIDPSKRPTLKHQRPQPEKQKELTAQGEWYKRGVKENSVATKYRKGACENCGALTHKKKDCLERPRKVGAKCTGTNIAPDEHMQPQLKFDYDGKRDRWNGYNPEEHVKIVEEYAKVDLAKRTLKAQKLQEELASGKLTEQVSSPRHRWGEEEPNSQMERDHNSEDEDEDKYADDIDMPGQNFDSKRRITVRNLRIREDIAKYLRDLDPNSAYYDPKTRAMRENPYANAGKNPDEVSYAGDNFVRYTGDTISMAQTQLFAWEAYEKGSEVHLQADPTKLELLYKSFKVKKEDFKEQQKESILEKYGGQEHLDAPPNELLLAQTEDYVEYSRHGTVIKGQEKAVARSKYEEDVMINNHTCIWGSYWKDDKWGYKCCYSFVKYSYCTGEAGKEMVNADEELPAGESNEEEYGTVPKTLVEIHQEKQGEEKKKKKRHQKSTSSDSEGEERKKQEKLKKALNAEEARLLHVKEIMQLDERKRPYNSMYESREPTEEEMEAYQMKRQRPDDPMASFLGQ, encoded by the coding sequence ATGGCATCTGTAAATATGGAAGCAATAGCATCTAACCCTGCTGGAGGGTCAAATGGTTTAGAAGAGCCTAAAAAAATGACAAGGGAGGactggagaaagaagaaagagttgGAAGAACAGAGAAAACTGGGCAATGCACCAGCTGAAGTGGATGAAGAGGGAAAGGACATTAATCCTCATATTCCTCAGTACATTTCCTCTGTGCCATGGTATATAGACCCTTCCAAAAGACCTACACTAAAGCATCAGAGACCCCAGCCAGAGAAGCAGAAAGAATTGACTGCACAAGGAGAATGGTATAAGCGAGGGGTGAAAGAGAATTCCGTTGCAACAAAATACCGCAAAGGAGCCTGTGAAAACTGTGGTGCGTTGACACATAAGAAGAAAGATTGCCTGGAGAGACCTAGAAAAGTTGGAGCAAAATGCACAGGAACGAACATTGCACCTGATGAGCACATGCAGCCACAGCTGAAGTTTGATTATGATGGAAAAAGAGACCGTTGGAATGGCTACAACCCAGAAGAGCACGTGAAGATTGTAGAGGAATATGCCAAAGTTGATTTAGCTAAGCGCACACTGAAAGCACAGAAACTGCAGGAGGAGTTGGCTTCCGGAAAACTGACAGAGCAGGTGAGCTCTCCAAGGCATCGGTGGGGCGAAGAGGAACCAAATTCACAGATGGAACGAGATCATAACAGCGAAGATGAGGATGAAGACAAATACGCAGATGACATTGACATGCCTGGGCAGAATTTTGACTCCAAGCGGCGCATTACAGTCCGGAATCTGCGCATTCGAGAAGATATTGCCAAATACTTGCGGGATCTAGACCCCAATTCAGCATACTATGATCCCAAGACAAGAGCAATGAGGGAGAATCCATATGCCAATGCAGGAAAGAATCCAGATGAGGTCAGTTATGCAGGTGATAACTTTGTTCGTTACACTGGGGATACCATTTCAATGGCACAAACACAGCTATTTGCTTGGGAGGCTTATGAAAAAGGCTCTGAGGTTCATCTCCAAGCAGATCCTACAAAACTCGAACTTTTGTACAAATCGTTCAAAGTGAAAAAAGAAGACTTCAAGGAGCAGCAGAAAGAGAGCATCCTGGAGAAGTATGGAGGGCAAGAACATCTGGATGCCCCACCAAATGAATTACTGCTTGCTCAAACAGAAGATTATGTGGAATATTCTAGACATGGAACAGTTATTAAAGGCCAAGAAAAGGCAGTTGCTCGCTCTAAATATGAAGAAGACGTTATGATCAACAATCACACGTGTATTTGGGGTTCGTATTGGAAGGACGACAAATGGGGATATAAATGCTGCTACTCATTTGTCAAGTATTCATACTGCACAGGAGAGGCTGGAAAAGAAATGGTTAATGCTGATGAAGAATTGCCTGCTGGAGAATCAAATGAGGAAGAGTACGGGACTGTTCCCAAAACTCTTGTAGAGATCCATCAAGAAAAAcagggagaagaaaagaagaagaagaaaaggcatCAGAAAAGTACCAGTTCTGACAGTGAgggagaagagagaaaaaaacaggaaaaactgAAAAAGGCACTAAATGCAGAAGAAGCCCGTCTCCTCCACGTGAAAGAGATCATGCAATTAGATGAAAGAAAGAGACCTTATAACAGCATGTATGAAAGCCGGGAGCCAACAGAAGAAGAAATGGAGGCTTATCAAATGAAGCGTCAGCGTCCAGATGATCCCATGGCCTCTTTCTTGGGACAGTAG